In one Antennarius striatus isolate MH-2024 chromosome 1, ASM4005453v1, whole genome shotgun sequence genomic region, the following are encoded:
- the LOC137596436 gene encoding relaxin-3 receptor 1-like: MDELFNQSGTLNGSSFDDKNFRFESIDDSPEATFLLRILISVVYSVVCAVGLVGNLLVLFIMKLRQCRKKSTINIFIINLAATDFQFVLTLPFWAVDTALDFSWPFGNAMCKIVLSVTVMNMYASVFFLTAMSVTRYVSVASALKKKTCRKPGCVKWVCAVLWVAATVATAPTSIFSTVSVVAGEKLCLLKFPEGHDLLALYHIQKTLIAFIIPMLIVTVNYLLLLRFVRLRSMVTHNTRRRSKVTKSIAIVVLSFFCCWMPNHAITFWGVLVKFNAVSWDKSYYMVHTYVFPVTVCLAHANSCLNPVIYCLMRPEIRKMLSGLFWRMPAPSSKKSCPTRFFTHEETRGVAPLHVMNSGDTLSIIDGKGLSNSKMIT; this comes from the coding sequence ATGGATGAACTATTTAACCAGAGCGGAACGCTTAATGGAAGTTCATTCGATGACAAAAATTTTCGTTTCGAAAGCATCGACGACAGCCCGGAGGCTACGTTCCTCCTGAGGATACTCATCTCTGTGGTGTACTCTGTAGTTTGCGCAGTGGGTTTGGTGGGGAACCTGCTTGTGCTTTTTATCATGAAATTGCGTCAATGTCGAAAGAAATCCACCAtcaacattttcatcatcaaCCTGGCAGCGACGGACTTCCAGTTCGTCCTCACCCTGCCCTTCTGGGCGGTGGACACCGCGCTGGACTTCAGCTGGCCGTTTGGAAACGCCATGTGTAAGATCGTCCTGTCGGTCACCGTGATGAACATGTACGCCAGCGTCTTCTTCCTCACTGCCATGAGTGTTACCCGGTACGTATCTGTCGCTTCTGCACTCAAGAAAAAAACGTGCAGGAAGCCAGGGTGCGTGAAGTGGGTGTGCGCGGTGCTTTGGGTGGCGGCCACAGTGGCCACAGCTCCGACATCCATCTTCTCCACCGTCAGTGTGGTCGCTGGAGAAAAACTCTGCCTCCTCAAGTTTCCCGAAGGACACGATTTGCTCGCCCTCTATCACATTCAGAAAACATTGATAGCCTTCATCATCCCCATGTTGATAGTCACCGTCAACTATCTGTTGCTCCTGCGCTTCGTGAGGTTGAGGAGCATGGTTACGCACAACACTAGACGGCGATCCAAAGTCACCAAATCCATAGCGATAGTGGTTTTGTCCTTCTTTTGCTGCTGGATGCCAAATCATGCCATCACCTTCTGGGGCGTCTTGGTAAAATTCAAtgcagtcagctgggataaatCATATTACATGGTGCACACATACGTGTTCCCGGTGACTGTGTGCTTGGCGCACGCAAACAGCTGCTTGAACCCGGTGATTTACTGCCTAATGAGGCCGGAGATCAGGAAGATGCTCAGCGGTTTGTTTTGGAGAATGCCCGCTCCATCCTCCAAGAAGAGCTGCCCAACGCGCTTCTTTACGCACGAAGAAACCCGCGGAGTTGCGCCTCTCCACGTTATGAACAGTGGAGACACGCTCTCCATCATAGACGGTAAAGGCTTGTCAAACTCCAAAATGATCACATAG